The segment TGCGCGATTCATCCCCCATGGTGCAGAGACTATCGGGAGCGTCGAGGTCCCCGTTCCCGCCGGCCTCACCATCTAGGGTTGACCTATGCTGCACAGGCTGGTGATCGAGGTCACCGCGGGGGCGGAGTCGCCGGAGCGGGTCAACCAGGCGTTCACTGTCGCGGCGTCCGCCGCGGCCAGTGGGGTGGAGGTGTCGCTGTGGCTCACGGGTGACGCCGCCTGGTTCGCGGTTCCGGGACGTGCCGAGACCTTCGACCTCACCTACGCGCCGCCGCTCGCCGACCTCATCGGCGGGATCCTGGCCGCCGGAAGCATCACGGTGGGCACCCAGTGCGCGGCGCGGCGGGGCCTGTCGGAGAACGACCTCATCCCCGACATCGTGGTGCGCGGCGTCCCCTCCTTCGTCGAGGAGATCACGCGGGACGGAACCCAGGCACTCGTGTATTGACGTGGGTGCGTCAGCCCCGCCTCAGCGGGTGCGGGTGCACACCCACATGGTGGGGGAGGGAAAGTACTGACGGGGCGGAGAAAACCTGATGGAGGGTGCCCCGGGGTGGGTCAGACCTCCACGATGACGGTGAACGGGCCCTCGTTGACGAGCTCGACCGACATCTGCGCGCCGAACTCCCCGGTCTCCACGTGCGCCCCGAGCTCACGAAGTTCCTTGACCACGGCGTCGACCCGCGTCTGCGCGACCTCGCCGGGGGCCGCCGCCTGCCAGGTCGGCCGGCGCCCCTTGCGCGCGTCGCCGTAGAGCGTGAACTGGCTGACGACGAGGAGCCCGCCGTCGACATCGGAACAGGAACGCTCGCCCTCGAGAACGCGCAGCGTCCACAGCTTCTTCGCCATGCGCTTCGCCTCGGCCTCGGTGTCGGTGTGGGTGACGCCGAGGAGCACCATCAACCCTGGATCACGCACCGAGCCGACGACCTCGCCGTCGACCGAGACCGCGGCGCGACTCACACGTTGCACCACCGCACGCATTCCGCCTCCTGTTCTTCCGCGGCGCCCTAGCGAACGCCCGCAGTCGTGCGGACGGAGGGGCGGGTGTTGGAGATGACCCCGGACATGGTGCGGGTCAACGTCATGATGGAGTCGGTGAAGTCCTCCAGTCGCCACTCCGCCGGCGCGTGGTACCAGGGGAGGTCGTTGTAGTCGAGCTCCTCTCCCGCGGCGGCGAGGATCCCCGCCCACTTCTCCACCTGACCGAAGATGATCGCGTAGGGAAGGTAGCGGGAGAACAGGTCGACCCGGTCGTCCGTCGGAACCGACTGGGTGTGCGCGTCGGCCTGACCCAGCGCGGAACGGAACGCCAGGGTGTGGGCGAGTACGGTGCTGCCGCGCGCCGTCTTCGCCGGCATGTACTGGGCCCCCACCGTGACCGCCGAACCCGTGATGATCAGGGCGAGTCCGATGAAGGCCTGGTTGGTCAACGCGGCCAGGAGCGCGGTGACGAGGACGCCCCCGACGGTGACGGCGACTCCCGTCGTGGTCCACCGGTTGCGAACGACGTTGGGGCGCCGCGCGAACCAGCGCAGCCGCACCATGTCCTTGTACATCTCCTGGCGGATCTCCGGCAGCACCGTCGCGAGGTCGTCGCCGAGCTCCGACAGCCGCACGTGCGTCCGGTCGTCGAAGAGGGCGTCCAGCAGGATCTGCTCGTACCTGCGGAGGGGGTCGGCGTCGGCGGGCGGCGGGTAGCGGCGGAGTGTCCAGTCGGCCGCGGCGAACCGGCCGTGCGCCTCCTCGGTGATGTCCAGGTAGCCGCGGACCGCGAGGTCGATCACGGTGGCGGTGATGTCGACGATGTCGGCCTGCTCGTCGATCAGGGTGCCGATCTGGCCCGGATGGACGTCCTCGGGTGGCCGGAATCGGCCGGAGCCGCTCGACAGCCCCGGAAACGTGGACGTACCCTTGGCCAGCTCCCGCCGCAGCGCGCGTTCGTCCCGGCCCCGGGCCCAGATGAGCGCGACCAGGCCCCCGATGAGGGTGGCGGTGATCACGGCGAAGACACCGAAGCTGAACGGGGTGACCTGGAAGGCGGAGGCGAACGAGAAGTTGCGCTTCAGCTCGAGCTGCTCCGCCGCGGATCCCGGTGGGTAGTTGACGGCGACGCGCAGCGTCTCCCCGGGCGAGAGGTTGGCCTGCGTGAACCGCGCCATCGACGCGTCGGTGCCGCCCATGTCGGAGGACGTGCAGTAGATCGAGCTGCGCGGGTCGCCGGCGGCGCAGGACACGGCGAGGGGTTGCACCTCGGCGTCGACGGTCACGAGCGTCTCCGCGACCGGCATGGTGTACCCGCCCACCGCGTACCAGGAGAACTCGGTGGTGTCGCCCATGTCGGTGGTGGTTCCGGTGACCTCGTAGGTGAGGGTGACCGACACGGGCTCCGTCTCGTCCGACACGTCCTTCGCCTGGTCGAGGTCGATGGTCGCGGTGGCGAGCTGGTCCTGTTCGGTCAGCTCGAAGTCCAGCCGGTCCCCCTCGGAGTCCACGGCCTGCAGCTTCGAGATCTCGTACACCCGGTCGTGGTCACTGTCGTAGTGTTCACCGGTGACGAAGTCGCGTTGGAACGTGTCCGGCACGGACTCCGTGAACAGGATGTCCTCGCGGGCCTGCACGGTGCCGTCGCTGCGCAGGTAGAGGTTGATGGTGTTGGTGACGTCGGGCTCCGGTGACTGCCCCGGCGGAGCGGAGGCGGCCGCGCCGGGCGCGAGGACCCCGAGCGTGAGCCCGAACAGCACGAGCGAGGTCGCCACGGGGGCAACCCAACGCCTCGATCCACACCAGCCTCGCATTGCCCTGAGCTTATCCCGTCGGCCACCCGCGGCTCCGGTCCGCGCTTGGTGGAACCCGAACCGGTGTGACCTGGCCGGATCCACGACGTGGGATTGGCCTCCTCAAGGTCAACTCGGCAGGGTGCCCGGTTGGGCGGCATAATCGGTGTGGCCTTTGAGTGATTTGTACGCAGCCGTGCGGAGGAAGGAGTTCCGGCTCCATGGCGAACGGTGCGCTGCGCGAGATGGCCGAACGAGAGGCCCAGGCTCTGCGTGCCAGCGCGCCGCGCCCAGCGTTCGGCGTCGGGCTCCTCTCCGTCGTGACGACCGGGCTCGCCGCCGCGGGTATCGCGGGATTCGCCGTGGTCGCGACGTTCATGGGGGACGACGGCGCGGACATCCAGCGTGTGTCCGTGGCCTCCTCAGACACCTCGAGTCCCACTCCCGTGGACGACATCGACCGGGAGGCGGCCGCTGACCTCGTGGAGGCGAACCCGCTCTACGGCAGCGGACAGATGGAGCCGGGCGACTGCGACCGGCCGGATCTGGACACCGATGACCCCGAGTCGATGGCGGCCTTCCTACACGGTCTCACCGACTGCATGGATGAGACCTGGGAGGACCAGTTCGAGGACGGTGACAGTTCCTTCCACCCGCCCGTTCGCCACTTCTGGACGGTGAACGGGCAGAGCCCCTGCGGGCGATTCCCGTCGGCGGACCGCGCCGCGTTCTACTGCGAGATGAACCAGGGCCTGTACCTCGGCGTCGAGGACATCGTGCAGAGCTCACACGACTCGGAGGACTGGGAGTCCTACGCGATGCTCTTGAGCCACGAGTACGCCCACCACGTGCAGAGCGAGGCCGGGATCATCAGCGGCTACCGCGCGCTTCGGGCCAGGGAGGGAGACTCCGCCCGGGGGGAGAGCTGGACGCGGCGCAACGAGCTGCAGGCCAACTGCTTCGGCGGCGCGTTCCTCGGCACCCTGGAGGACAGTCTTCCCATTGACGACGAATCGCGCGAAGAGCTTATTTCCGACGCGCGGGCGCGAGGTGACTCCGATGCCGCGGATCGCCGCACACACGGGACTCCTGACAACGGTGAGCTATGGGCGAATCACGGGTTCGACCGCATGGACCCGGCCGCATGTAACACTTGGGATGCAAGGGACGAATTGGTTGAGTAGCTGCGAGGCGCCGAAGACGTGGAGTCCCACCGGGCTGGGCGCGCCTTCCGGGGGCGGAGGGCGTGGCTGAGTTACTGCGGCATCGTGATCGCCACGGTCGCGATGGCGACGCTGGTGTGGTCCGCTGTCGCCTCGCCCGCACCCGTGCGATCCCAGGGCGGACTCGAGGAGCCGCCCATCCCCGACGCCGCCGCCGACGTGAGCCTCGAGACCGGTTGGGTGGAACGGCAGGACCTTCCGCCGCTCGACGACACCGACGACGACGCCTCAGCGGAATCCGACGAGTCGTCGGATTCCGACGAGGACGACGATGACCAGCCCTCCGGATGGGCCGCCCTCACCAGCAATCCGCTGTACGAGACCGACCGGCTCGCGCCGCGTCCCTGCCCCGTCCCCGACCTCGACATCGATGACCCCGAGTCGATGGAGGAGTTCCTCCACACCCTGACCGACTGTCTCGACGAGAGTTGGCAGACCCAGTTCGACCGTGCCGGACTGGAATTCGAACATCCGGAACGGGTGTTTTGGACCGAGCCGGGAACCAGTCCCTGCCGTGACTACCCCTCGCCCGCCGGGGCGTTCTACTGCCGGTCCAGCTCGGGGATCTACATGGGGCTCGAGGACGTCGTCGACAAGTGGAACAGGGAGACGAACGGGGTCGTCTACGCCTCACTCCTCGCGCACGAATACGCCCACCACGTGCAGGGCGAGGCCGGCATCCTGGAGTACTACCACGAGCGGCGCAGCGACGAGGAGGAGCTGAGCGACCGCAACGAGTGGACGCGTCGGAGCGAACTCCAAGCGAATTGTCTCGCCGGTGTCTTCCTAGGCGCCATCGAGGTTAGTTACCCTCTGTCAGAGGAAGACCGCGAAGTGTTTCTTGATGACGCTGAGGCGACGGCGGACCGGGACGGTGCGGACGACGAACGCACCCACGGCGCGCCGGAGAACAGTGTCCTGTGGAGCGAGCGGGGTCTGACAGAACAAACACCCGGTGCCTGCGACACCTGGAGCGCGGAGCAGTCCCTGGTCGAGTAGCGCACATCCCGAGCGGGAACGGTAGGGCGCCGTGGAAGGTCGCGACGAAGCGGTCGAGCTGCGAATCCACGGGATCGGGGGTGGTGGGGCGACCACCTTGCTCGATGCCGGGCCCGGGGAGCGTTTCGGCGGTGACGGACTCGCCGGCTTCTTCCGATCCCGCCCCACCAGCCACACCCGGACCCTGCCACGGACCGAGCGCGAGGTCTTCGTGTGGGGGAACCTCAACTCCGGTGAGGTGACACGGGCCTTCTGGCTGCTGCTCCTGCCGATAATGCTGGTCAACCTGGCCTACTGGATGCGCCCACGGAGGCTCGGCGGCACACCGTCCCGGGGCCACTGGATGGCCAACCGTGGGTACGACATCGTGGTCCGGGCACACGCCCTCGGGCTCACGATCCTCCTCACCCTCGCCGCCGCCGGAATCGGGATGGACCTCGTGGGCTGGCAGTGCGTCGCCCAAGGCGCGACCTGTGCGGACCTGCGCCCCTGGCTCGGGTTCCTCGCGTCCCCCGGATCCCCGTTGTCCAGCACGGGAACCGGGCTCGTCGTGGGCGCCGTCGTCCCGGTGCTGCTGGTCGTCGTGCTGTGGCGTCTGTCCCGACGCAGCGGCGACCGCTACGAGGCCGCCGTCCCCGACCGGCCGCGCCAGACAGCCGGCGACGACGAGCCCATCTCGCGGCGCACCGCCCCGCTGTCACACCCACTCTTCTGGGCCGGCCGTGGCCTGTTCGGCCGCCTGCGCTCCGCCCACATCGGATCGGCGATGACCACCATCGCCGTCGTCATGCTGCTCCCGCCACTGCGCTTCGACCACGGTGTCCTCGCGGTCATCGGGTGGGTGCTCATGGGGGTCGTCCTGCTGACCGGGCTGCTGTGCGTGCTCGCGGCCTGTCGCGCCGACCCCGGACCGATCGGGGAACGCCGAGCGGCCCGGATCGCGGCACGGGTCCGACTGTTCGCGGTGCTGCTGCTCTTCCTCGCCTGCGCGTACACCGTCTGGCCGCGACCCGGGTGGCAGGGGACGGGGGAACTGCCGGGGTTCGCGGCGGTACTTCACTGGGTGCTCATCGCGCTGATCCTGCTCTGCGTGGTGCTGTTCGTGCTTGCCTTCCTGCTGCACCGCGGCAACGAGGAGCGGTCCCACGTCGCGATGCTCGGCCTCGGCGGGCCGACCACGGTGGTTCTCGGCGTCCTGCTCGGTGGGGTGTTCACCGCCGCCCTGGGGTCCCAGGCCGCGCAGTGGCTGTCGGGGTGCCCCTCCTCCGGCGCGCTGTCGCGGGACTGTCTCTCCTTCGGCGTTCCGGCCGCCTACTCCTGGTTCCAACTCGCGTTCACCATCGTCGTCGCCATGTCGCTCGTCGGGGTGGGGGCGCTGTGGGTGGTCTCGCGACGCCGTGCCCGCCGGGCCCGTCGCGACGTCGCCGCGGAGTACGGTTACGCGACACGTCGGTGGCCGGCGCGGGACGAGAGCATCGCCCGCGCCCGGGCCCTCGCCTCGGTGACCGAGCTCGCCCCCTGGGTCGTACTCTCGCTGATGGTGCCCCTCTTCGTCCTCGGCGCGATGGGCAGCGCCGCGGCGCTGCGCTCCGAACACTTCGGGGCG is part of the Spiractinospora alimapuensis genome and harbors:
- a CDS encoding DUF2207 domain-containing protein; translation: MATSLVLFGLTLGVLAPGAAASAPPGQSPEPDVTNTINLYLRSDGTVQAREDILFTESVPDTFQRDFVTGEHYDSDHDRVYEISKLQAVDSEGDRLDFELTEQDQLATATIDLDQAKDVSDETEPVSVTLTYEVTGTTTDMGDTTEFSWYAVGGYTMPVAETLVTVDAEVQPLAVSCAAGDPRSSIYCTSSDMGGTDASMARFTQANLSPGETLRVAVNYPPGSAAEQLELKRNFSFASAFQVTPFSFGVFAVITATLIGGLVALIWARGRDERALRRELAKGTSTFPGLSSGSGRFRPPEDVHPGQIGTLIDEQADIVDITATVIDLAVRGYLDITEEAHGRFAAADWTLRRYPPPADADPLRRYEQILLDALFDDRTHVRLSELGDDLATVLPEIRQEMYKDMVRLRWFARRPNVVRNRWTTTGVAVTVGGVLVTALLAALTNQAFIGLALIITGSAVTVGAQYMPAKTARGSTVLAHTLAFRSALGQADAHTQSVPTDDRVDLFSRYLPYAIIFGQVEKWAGILAAAGEELDYNDLPWYHAPAEWRLEDFTDSIMTLTRTMSGVISNTRPSVRTTAGVR
- a CDS encoding neutral zinc metallopeptidase; the protein is MIATVAMATLVWSAVASPAPVRSQGGLEEPPIPDAAADVSLETGWVERQDLPPLDDTDDDASAESDESSDSDEDDDDQPSGWAALTSNPLYETDRLAPRPCPVPDLDIDDPESMEEFLHTLTDCLDESWQTQFDRAGLEFEHPERVFWTEPGTSPCRDYPSPAGAFYCRSSSGIYMGLEDVVDKWNRETNGVVYASLLAHEYAHHVQGEAGILEYYHERRSDEEELSDRNEWTRRSELQANCLAGVFLGAIEVSYPLSEEDREVFLDDAEATADRDGADDERTHGAPENSVLWSERGLTEQTPGACDTWSAEQSLVE
- a CDS encoding DsrE family protein is translated as MLHRLVIEVTAGAESPERVNQAFTVAASAAASGVEVSLWLTGDAAWFAVPGRAETFDLTYAPPLADLIGGILAAGSITVGTQCAARRGLSENDLIPDIVVRGVPSFVEEITRDGTQALVY
- the dtd gene encoding D-aminoacyl-tRNA deacylase, yielding MRAVVQRVSRAAVSVDGEVVGSVRDPGLMVLLGVTHTDTEAEAKRMAKKLWTLRVLEGERSCSDVDGGLLVVSQFTLYGDARKGRRPTWQAAAPGEVAQTRVDAVVKELRELGAHVETGEFGAQMSVELVNEGPFTVIVEV
- a CDS encoding neutral zinc metallopeptidase, which translates into the protein MANGALREMAEREAQALRASAPRPAFGVGLLSVVTTGLAAAGIAGFAVVATFMGDDGADIQRVSVASSDTSSPTPVDDIDREAAADLVEANPLYGSGQMEPGDCDRPDLDTDDPESMAAFLHGLTDCMDETWEDQFEDGDSSFHPPVRHFWTVNGQSPCGRFPSADRAAFYCEMNQGLYLGVEDIVQSSHDSEDWESYAMLLSHEYAHHVQSEAGIISGYRALRAREGDSARGESWTRRNELQANCFGGAFLGTLEDSLPIDDESREELISDARARGDSDAADRRTHGTPDNGELWANHGFDRMDPAACNTWDARDELVE